From the Ignavibacteriales bacterium genome, one window contains:
- a CDS encoding PEGA domain-containing protein — MKLLINNILLILFIILSLLFISCDKEVSVTEPPRSPHKGFIFVDSNPQGARIYLNGWNTGQFTPDSVKWLADGNYKIMIRLALYRDTTFNIEIEEDIKKHILIDNTKNPAMRGSIIIESYPKGAAILFNDSVINQSTPYTITNLVPGEYKINLIKETHLEDSADVVVESQKVTKVFRTLKDTSIWVVYNQSNSGLPTNFINYVAVDKINNDKWIGTHFYGVVVYNEKEWKIYNTSNSPLPDDLINYIYIDEQNVKWIGTGMGGLARFDGATWTIYNTSNSEIPGNYINSIKKSPDNNIWVTTYGNGFGKFDGFKWTNYNINNNPYMPNDEINDIEFDDRNNIFLATWTKGVIAYDGKSWDEYAFTTKDTVHNVSTTCLVFKEGMLYASFYGSGDDTWFGIKRRIGDNWQMPGARLSPSTTSFTFDKNNFIYVCSNEGFGVLPNFLFTHHVLEFNSHNSPLPNDQVKSIAIDKNNIKWVATYGGLVKYKAQY, encoded by the coding sequence ATGAAACTGTTAATAAATAACATTTTACTCATTCTATTTATTATTCTTTCTCTTCTTTTTATTTCCTGCGATAAAGAAGTATCGGTTACTGAACCCCCTCGATCTCCTCATAAAGGTTTTATATTTGTCGATTCCAATCCGCAGGGCGCAAGGATTTATCTAAATGGTTGGAACACAGGTCAGTTTACCCCTGACAGCGTTAAATGGCTTGCTGATGGTAATTACAAAATTATGATACGCTTAGCTCTTTACAGGGATACCACTTTCAATATTGAAATTGAAGAAGATATTAAGAAGCATATTTTAATAGATAACACAAAAAACCCTGCAATGCGCGGCTCAATCATAATAGAAAGCTATCCCAAAGGTGCGGCTATACTGTTCAATGATTCAGTTATTAACCAGAGTACTCCATATACTATAACTAATTTGGTGCCTGGCGAATATAAAATAAATTTAATTAAGGAAACTCATCTTGAAGATAGCGCAGATGTCGTGGTTGAAAGTCAAAAGGTTACAAAGGTTTTTAGAACTCTTAAAGACACGAGCATTTGGGTTGTCTATAACCAATCAAATTCAGGGTTACCTACTAATTTCATCAACTATGTTGCAGTAGATAAAATAAATAATGATAAGTGGATAGGTACTCATTTCTACGGTGTTGTGGTTTATAATGAAAAGGAATGGAAGATTTACAACACTTCAAACAGTCCTTTACCAGACGATCTGATAAATTACATTTATATTGATGAACAGAATGTAAAATGGATAGGTACAGGGATGGGGGGATTAGCAAGGTTTGATGGGGCTACCTGGACTATATATAACACGAGTAATTCAGAGATACCAGGCAATTATATCAATTCAATTAAGAAAAGTCCCGACAACAACATCTGGGTTACAACATATGGTAATGGGTTTGGAAAATTTGATGGATTTAAGTGGACTAATTACAATATTAATAATAATCCTTATATGCCTAATGATGAAATAAATGATATTGAATTTGACGACAGAAATAATATTTTTCTTGCAACCTGGACTAAAGGTGTAATTGCTTATGACGGTAAGAGCTGGGACGAGTATGCTTTTACAACTAAGGATACCGTTCATAATGTTAGTACAACTTGCCTTGTGTTTAAGGAAGGAATGCTTTATGCCAGCTTCTATGGTTCTGGAGATGATACCTGGTTTGGTATAAAAAGGAGGATAGGCGATAATTGGCAAATGCCCGGTGCAAGGCTTAGTCCTTCAACTACATCTTTTACCTTTGATAAAAATAATTTTATTTATGTTTGTTCTAATGAAGGTTTTGGTGTGTTACCAAATTTTTTATTCACTCATCATGTTCTAGAGTTTAATTCTCACAATTCTCCTCTGCCCAATGACCAGGTAAAAAGCATTGCCATAGATAAAAACAATATTAAATGGGTGGCAACTTATGGAGGTCTTGTTAAATATAAGGCACAATACTAA
- a CDS encoding PEGA domain-containing protein encodes MKRIRITILILVLYLVFTAGFCNKEITVSPPEGAIHTGFVYIESNPNLAKIYLNGRNTGKVTPDSLRWLEAGKQTVTLRLTGWKDSTLQLNIIESERLNLFFDFTKNLAMCGYIDCKTHPNEADIFLNDSALGQKTPYQINNLFPGEYRVKFKKDRYLDDSIDVTVQSQAITSIYKVLVDTTVWVNFKTSNSGLPSSYILSIAVDKNNLKWIGTDGGGLAVFDEKDWIIYATDNSPIPDNRINVLYIDDEDNIWIGTTSAGLVKFYNNNWTIYDKNNSGLPADMITAIIKDKNGNLWVGTYDKGVAVFNGDIWKAYDIDNSDLPSNYISSIAIIDTNIWIGTREGLVNFKPGGKSIFYNSSNSPIENTITALGVGILNELYIGAAVIAILINGEFKLLDNIFSSNITTISVDKFNHVWIGSSGNGFGLLFNNMGFKGVFNKYNSPINADGVNAIAIDKNMYKWIGTYGGGLVKFKNYR; translated from the coding sequence ATGAAAAGAATAAGAATTACAATATTGATTCTTGTGCTCTATTTAGTTTTTACTGCAGGATTTTGTAACAAAGAAATAACAGTTAGTCCTCCTGAAGGAGCTATACATACAGGTTTCGTTTATATTGAATCCAATCCTAATCTAGCAAAAATTTATTTGAATGGACGAAACACAGGCAAAGTTACCCCTGATAGTTTGCGATGGTTAGAAGCTGGAAAGCAAACAGTAACTTTAAGACTTACAGGATGGAAAGATTCAACACTTCAATTGAATATTATTGAAAGTGAAAGATTAAACCTTTTTTTTGATTTTACTAAAAACTTAGCAATGTGTGGTTATATTGATTGTAAAACTCATCCAAATGAGGCAGATATATTTCTTAACGACTCAGCTTTAGGGCAGAAAACACCATATCAAATAAATAATTTATTCCCTGGTGAATATAGGGTTAAATTTAAAAAGGATCGTTACCTGGACGATAGTATTGATGTAACCGTTCAAAGCCAAGCTATAACATCAATTTACAAAGTATTAGTAGATACAACTGTTTGGGTAAATTTTAAGACATCCAATTCAGGATTGCCTTCCAGTTATATCCTAAGCATAGCTGTAGATAAGAATAATCTAAAATGGATTGGAACAGACGGTGGAGGGCTTGCAGTGTTCGATGAAAAAGACTGGATAATCTACGCTACTGATAATTCACCAATACCTGATAACAGAATTAATGTTTTATACATTGACGATGAAGACAATATATGGATTGGAACGACAAGTGCTGGTCTTGTAAAATTTTATAATAATAACTGGACAATCTATGACAAAAACAATTCGGGATTACCTGCTGACATGATAACAGCAATAATTAAAGATAAAAATGGTAACCTTTGGGTTGGTACATACGATAAAGGAGTTGCAGTTTTTAACGGTGACATTTGGAAGGCATATGACATAGATAATTCTGATTTGCCCTCAAATTATATTTCGTCTATTGCTATTATCGATACTAATATTTGGATAGGAACAAGAGAGGGCTTGGTCAATTTCAAACCAGGTGGCAAATCCATTTTTTATAATTCCTCCAATTCACCTATTGAAAATACTATAACTGCACTTGGAGTAGGTATTTTGAATGAACTTTATATTGGAGCGGCTGTCATTGCAATTTTAATAAATGGTGAGTTTAAACTTTTGGATAATATTTTTAGCAGCAATATTACAACAATCTCAGTGGATAAATTTAATCATGTTTGGATAGGTTCAAGTGGAAACGGTTTTGGTTTATTGTTTAATAACATGGGTTTTAAAGGCGTTTTTAATAAGTATAATTCACCAATTAATGCTGATGGAGTTAATGCAATCGCCATAGATAAAAATATGTACAAATGGATTGGAACATATGGTGGTGGTTTGGTAAAGTTTAAGAACTACAGATAA
- a CDS encoding TonB-dependent receptor produces MLKYKATLIISLIIYFLFPLIYLAQTGTLRGTVEDSTNGESLAYVNIVLDGKKLGVSTDMNGNFMLRSVPANMDYIIKVTHIGYQPKQLPVRIAEGKILQIKISLSPRNFQLDEIETLGKRVSSKTNIGLHKIAIKDLELLPKSVETDIIRSLQLLPGVQSTGDVSARYYVRGGSSDQNLMLYNGVTVYNPFHAMGLFSVIDPEIINAAEFYKGGFTAEYGERLSSVLNIVTKSGNRNKFAGSGSISFLTGKVSLEGPIPNGSFIFTARKSLFDEVLKKFLNYKETPFDFYDISFKANYSTNDDKKITKISLFSFNSNDRLKNNNSLREDFNWRNNIFGGQWFQAWESPLYSETTVSLSSYRAEVFPNKSNALHRYNKIDDITLRMDFTYMYDSRDELKVGYYIKSLNADLYFENARGFITNVHDYGANLNIYGKYTLLRFDNLVIDFGTRLCGAPLAEKNNTRIEPRLNTKYQLNDNISLKAAWGIYAQDVATFTDENEIISLYESWFVIPEYLTPSSAIHYVAGTEINFTDNISLNIEAYYKLLHNLCELNQNKVSAEDFDLVTGKGESYGWELLLKFDNRKIQTSLAYSLSWAYKEVNNKIYYPKYDSRHNLNLSLQYNLSENWDASAIWIFNSGHPFTPIKGYYDKLYFDDPFSPWYIYESYQPYTIMGSKNIRRLPYYHRLDISVTNKFSLFSTAFKLSLSIVNVYDRKNIFYFERDTGKRVNMIPFLPTVSLKVDL; encoded by the coding sequence TTGTTAAAATACAAAGCCACTCTAATAATTTCTCTTATTATATACTTTTTATTTCCTTTGATTTATTTAGCTCAAACAGGAACACTCCGCGGAACGGTAGAAGATTCCACTAATGGCGAATCGCTTGCATATGTTAACATAGTGCTTGATGGGAAAAAGCTTGGTGTTTCCACCGACATGAATGGTAATTTTATGTTACGATCTGTACCTGCCAATATGGATTATATCATTAAAGTGACACACATTGGTTATCAGCCCAAACAGCTACCTGTTAGAATAGCTGAAGGTAAAATATTACAAATAAAAATCTCATTGTCCCCGCGCAATTTTCAATTGGATGAAATAGAAACTTTAGGGAAAAGAGTCTCTTCTAAAACAAATATTGGATTACATAAAATAGCAATTAAGGATTTAGAGCTACTTCCTAAAAGTGTGGAAACTGATATTATTCGTTCACTTCAATTATTACCTGGTGTACAATCAACAGGTGATGTATCAGCCCGATACTATGTACGCGGTGGTTCAAGCGACCAGAATTTAATGTTATATAATGGTGTAACAGTTTATAATCCTTTTCATGCTATGGGCTTATTCAGTGTGATTGACCCTGAAATAATTAATGCAGCAGAGTTTTACAAAGGTGGATTTACAGCAGAATACGGTGAGCGACTTTCATCTGTTTTAAATATTGTAACAAAGAGCGGAAACAGAAATAAATTTGCAGGTTCAGGAAGTATAAGTTTTCTAACAGGTAAAGTTTCTTTAGAAGGACCTATACCGAATGGTTCTTTTATTTTTACAGCAAGAAAAAGTTTGTTTGATGAGGTGTTAAAAAAATTTCTTAATTACAAAGAGACTCCATTTGATTTTTATGACATTTCTTTTAAGGCAAACTATTCTACTAATGATGATAAGAAAATCACTAAGATTTCTCTTTTTAGTTTTAATAGTAACGATAGGCTAAAAAATAACAATTCATTACGTGAAGATTTTAACTGGCGAAATAATATTTTTGGCGGGCAATGGTTTCAGGCGTGGGAAAGCCCGCTTTATTCAGAGACGACTGTATCTTTAAGTAGTTACCGTGCAGAAGTATTTCCTAATAAAAGCAATGCACTGCACAGATATAATAAAATTGATGATATAACATTGAGGATGGATTTTACTTATATGTATGATAGTCGCGACGAATTAAAAGTAGGATATTATATTAAATCATTAAATGCAGACTTGTATTTTGAGAATGCCAGAGGGTTTATAACTAATGTTCACGATTATGGAGCTAACCTGAACATATACGGAAAATATACTTTATTAAGATTCGATAATTTAGTTATTGATTTTGGTACAAGATTATGCGGCGCCCCGCTTGCTGAAAAAAATAATACAAGGATAGAACCAAGGTTAAATACCAAATATCAACTTAATGATAACATTTCCCTTAAAGCTGCGTGGGGTATTTATGCTCAGGATGTAGCTACTTTTACTGATGAAAATGAAATAATATCTTTATATGAATCATGGTTTGTAATTCCAGAATATTTAACGCCTTCTTCTGCTATTCATTATGTAGCAGGAACTGAAATTAATTTTACTGATAATATTTCATTAAATATAGAAGCATATTATAAACTGTTACATAACCTTTGCGAGTTAAATCAAAATAAAGTTAGCGCAGAAGACTTTGATTTGGTAACAGGTAAAGGTGAATCATATGGCTGGGAATTACTACTGAAATTCGATAACAGAAAAATTCAAACATCATTAGCTTATTCGTTAAGCTGGGCTTATAAAGAAGTGAACAACAAAATTTATTACCCGAAATATGATTCGAGACATAATTTGAATCTTAGCTTACAATATAATTTAAGTGAAAACTGGGATGCAAGTGCAATTTGGATTTTTAATTCAGGTCACCCTTTTACACCAATAAAAGGTTACTATGATAAATTATATTTTGATGATCCTTTTTCACCCTGGTATATTTATGAATCTTATCAGCCATATACAATCATGGGAAGTAAAAATATAAGGAGACTTCCATACTATCATAGACTAGATATTAGTGTTACTAATAAATTCAGTTTATTTTCTACTGCATTCAAACTCAGTTTAAGTATTGTAAATGTGTATGATCGGAAAAATATATTCTACTTTGAGAGAGACACAGGGAAACGTGTAAATATGATTCCTTTTTTACCAACAGTTTCGTTAAAAGTGGATTTATAA
- a CDS encoding DoxX family membrane protein codes for MQVQIKQMISTKSLLIGLRIFFGAVFLFSAIMKFTDLNAFAVALGKFKMLNEWQLDFLSYFFPIIEVIVGMLLITNIKTNLASNTALGLLSLFTAVIIAKIFEGEEVSCGCFGSLTNIQL; via the coding sequence ATGCAGGTACAAATTAAACAAATGATTTCTACTAAATCTTTACTAATAGGTTTGAGAATATTCTTTGGGGCAGTATTCCTATTCTCTGCTATTATGAAATTTACTGATTTAAATGCTTTTGCAGTAGCTCTTGGTAAATTTAAAATGCTGAATGAATGGCAGTTAGATTTTCTTTCTTACTTCTTTCCAATTATCGAAGTTATAGTTGGGATGTTACTTATAACAAACATAAAAACAAATCTTGCAAGTAATACAGCATTAGGTTTACTTTCACTTTTTACGGCTGTAATAATAGCTAAAATATTTGAAGGGGAAGAAGTAAGCTGCGGGTGTTTTGGAAGCTTAACAAACATACAATTGTAG
- a CDS encoding sensor histidine kinase, whose product MMNELYKYFDLLKSPVSPISYSILLTAIVLFVIYFTNKKIYLPLLKKHAKEKENLLAEYQEKMALLSIHDPDPIIRIDSEGIVQFANVPAKMLLGIDKIEDERINSIIPGINISPIELVEKNATQVFHLFFNNKSFSVFVTGISAINSAQIYMHDISELKEKEVNLEESQNKLSELSNRLQDLIEEQKQSFAGELHDNIGQTLLMLKMKLNKLTQRYQLLHKDKDYIEAIELIDQSVKEMKEIVLKLKPKLLKEMGLIAALRDLCWTIASECNLKVSFNVSPETFRLNEDLELMLYRLAQEALNNIVKHSNAKEFGIHLIKEEQNINLMIYDDGKGFDYDKVKNSGWGLYGMNERVKRNGGIFKVDSTPGTGTNIIIEIRI is encoded by the coding sequence ATGATGAACGAGCTTTACAAATATTTTGATTTATTAAAATCACCAGTTAGTCCAATTTCCTACTCTATCTTACTAACGGCTATAGTACTCTTCGTAATTTATTTTACAAATAAAAAAATATACCTCCCACTCTTGAAAAAACATGCTAAGGAAAAAGAAAATCTATTAGCAGAATATCAGGAAAAAATGGCATTACTTTCTATTCATGATCCGGATCCAATAATAAGAATTGATTCTGAAGGAATTGTTCAATTTGCAAATGTACCGGCAAAGATGCTGTTGGGAATTGATAAAATTGAAGATGAAAGAATAAATTCGATTATTCCTGGTATAAACATTAGTCCTATAGAATTGGTTGAAAAAAATGCTACGCAAGTATTTCATTTATTCTTTAACAATAAATCTTTTAGTGTTTTTGTTACCGGAATATCAGCAATTAACAGCGCACAAATTTACATGCATGATATTTCTGAACTTAAGGAAAAGGAAGTTAACCTGGAGGAATCACAGAATAAGCTCAGTGAATTGAGCAATAGACTACAGGATTTAATTGAAGAGCAGAAACAAAGTTTTGCTGGAGAACTTCATGATAATATAGGACAAACTCTTTTAATGCTTAAAATGAAGCTTAACAAATTAACCCAAAGATACCAATTGTTGCATAAAGATAAAGATTATATCGAAGCTATTGAGCTGATAGACCAATCTGTTAAAGAGATGAAAGAAATAGTCTTAAAATTAAAACCAAAGCTTTTAAAGGAAATGGGTCTGATTGCCGCTTTAAGAGATCTATGTTGGACCATCGCTAGTGAGTGTAATTTAAAAGTAAGTTTTAATGTTTCTCCAGAAACTTTTCGTTTAAATGAAGATTTGGAATTAATGCTTTATAGATTGGCACAGGAAGCGCTCAATAATATTGTCAAGCATTCCAACGCAAAAGAATTTGGGATTCATTTAATAAAAGAAGAACAAAACATTAATCTAATGATTTATGATGATGGCAAAGGTTTCGACTATGATAAAGTGAAAAACAGTGGTTGGGGATTGTACGGAATGAATGAAAGAGTGAAAAGAAATGGAGGAATATTTAAAGTTGACTCCACACCGGGTACAGGAACAAATATTATTATTGAAATTCGAATTTAG
- a CDS encoding response regulator transcription factor — translation MKKLTLIIADDHYMIRRGIKSLLQEREGIYIFGEAVNGVELIDKYFTCKPDLIIVDISMPILNGLDAVRQIKERDNNVKALFLSMYEGEEYMYYCYKSGGNGLINKNVIEGELFLAINKIINGELYFGLNFDVHTFNQVIHKYEEDNESSLILEIPELTDNETKTLKLISQGFTSSEIADKLNVSKRSVDHYRSEIMTKLKINNLPSLIKFAVKFSSINK, via the coding sequence ATGAAAAAATTAACGCTTATTATAGCTGATGACCATTATATGATTAGAAGAGGTATAAAAAGCTTATTACAAGAACGAGAAGGAATTTATATTTTTGGAGAAGCTGTGAACGGAGTAGAATTAATAGATAAATATTTTACATGCAAACCTGATCTAATCATAGTAGATATTTCGATGCCGATTCTTAATGGTTTGGATGCTGTTAGACAAATAAAAGAAAGAGATAATAACGTAAAGGCTCTGTTTTTATCGATGTATGAAGGTGAAGAATATATGTATTATTGCTATAAATCTGGTGGAAATGGTCTTATAAATAAAAATGTTATAGAAGGAGAGCTTTTCTTAGCTATAAATAAAATAATCAATGGAGAATTATACTTTGGACTTAATTTTGACGTTCATACTTTTAACCAGGTCATTCATAAATATGAGGAGGATAATGAATCTTCTTTAATTCTGGAAATACCTGAATTAACTGATAATGAAACAAAAACTCTTAAGTTAATATCTCAGGGATTTACAAGCAGTGAAATAGCTGATAAATTAAATGTTTCAAAAAGATCTGTTGACCATTACAGATCTGAAATTATGACTAAATTAAAAATTAATAACCTTCCAA